In Asterias rubens chromosome 17, eAstRub1.3, whole genome shotgun sequence, a genomic segment contains:
- the LOC117301722 gene encoding leucine-rich repeat-containing protein 31-like produces MSSDEISKLTNELGKIALLGLLAPEQQLAFPEQVFERNVLESAIKAGILTRQKVLKGMKSHNSIQFLHKTFQECCAGKYLQSLIQTDPVEFQKNLDKMINSRSNDFEYVLRFCAGDNMTCTNSILQTLAKVEDTMEIGLDCYFEGQSKDLPPLEFMKSVLTDQIDIVRWNRDTLNSFTYFLRNVHTSTVENKLTDYLDNVQSVQLLGCDLGGCMSDLVDSMSLMTNLSKMELTGCTLNESTEEYSALSGAASSAEDMTHIAPALCDLPNLVELLLVGNDSLGGSAASWAHHFKKMKNLKKLVLIGCSLTGEDMTHIAPALCDLPNLVELDLVGNGSLGGSAALWAHHFKKMKNLKQLVLHGCSLAGEDMTHIAPALCDLPNLVELLLVGNGSLGGSAASWAHHFKKMKNLKQLVLYGCSLTGEDMTHIAPALCDLPNLVKLDLLINGSLGGSAASWTHHLKKMEHIQSLFLSGCSLRGEAMKHIAPALYGDMTHIAPALCDLPNLVQLDL; encoded by the exons ATGTCATCAGATGAGATATCAAAACTAACAAATGAACTTGGAAAGATTGCCTTGCTTGGTCTTCTTGCTCCAGAACAACAGCTTGCTTTTCCTGAGCAAGTGTTTGAACGAAATGTGCTTGAATCTGCCATAAAAGCAGGTATTCTTACAAGACAAAAGGTCTTGAAGGGAATGAAAAGTCACAACAGCATTCAGTTCCTTCATAAGACTTTTCAAGAGTGTTGTGCTGGTAAATACTTACAAAGCTTGATACAAACAGACCCGGTGGAATTCCAAAAGAACCTGGATAAAATGATCAATTCTAGAAGTAATGACTTTGAATATGTTTTGCGGTTTTGTGCTGGTGACAACATGACATGTACAAATAGCATTTTACAAACACTTGCTAAAGTAGAAGACACGATGGAGATCGGCCTTGACTGCTACTTTGAGGGTCAGTCAAAAGATTTACCCCCATTGGAGTTCATGAAGTCTGTTCTAACAGATCAGATAGACATTGTGCGTTGGAACAGGGACACTCTTAACTCATTCACATACTTTCTTAGAAATGTTCATACAAGCACAGTGGAAAACAAACTAACTGATTATCTTGACAATGTACAGTCAGTACAGTTACTTGGTTGTGACTTGGGTGGTTGTATGTCAGATTTGGTAGACTCTATGAGCTTAATGACAAATCTTTCAAAGATGGAATTGACTGGGTGCACATTGAATGAGAGTACTGAAGAATATTCTGCATTATCAGGAGCAGCCTCATCTGCT GAAGATATGACACATATTGCTCCTGCACTGTGTGATCTGCCCAATTTGGTTGAGTTGCTTCTTGTGGGAAATGATTCCCTTGGAGGTTCTGCTGCATCATGGGCCCATCACTTCAAGAAGATGAAGAACCTTAAGAAGCTTGTCTTGATTGGCTGCTCATTGACAGGTGAAGATATGACACATATTGCTCCTGCACTGTGTGATCTGCCCAATTTGGTTGAGTTGGATCTTGTGGGAAATGGATCCCTTGGAGGTTCTGCTGCATTATGGGCCCATCACTTCAAGAAGATGAAGAACCTTAAGCAGCTTGTCTTGCATGGCTGCTCATTGGCAGGTGAAGATATGACACATATTGCTCCTGCACTGTGTGATCTGCCCAATTTGGTTGAGTTGCTTCTTGTGGGAAATGGATCCCTTGGAGGTTCTGCTGCATCATGGGCCCATCACTTCAAGAAGATGAAGAACCTTAAGCAGCTTGTCTTGTATGGCTGCTCATTGACAGGTGAAGATATGACACATATTGCTCCTGCACTGTGTGATCTGCCCAACTTGGTTAAGTTGGATCTTTTGATAAATGGATCCCTTGGTGGTTCTGCTGCATCATGGACCCATCACCTCAAGAAGATGGAACACATTCAGAGTCTTTTCTTGAGTGGCTGTTCATTGAGGGGTGAAGCTATGAAACATATTGCTCCTGCACTGT
- the LOC117301540 gene encoding NLR family CARD domain-containing protein 4-like isoform X2 gives MADQSEETMEEEEMARQSQEPEQRSMAVVENIQPSPETRDLVRAENTQMLENQSGQGACLMANQSLALHRIEGSGHLVVDHPSHCTFNIRQLKPGATENILPGLEKLTATLQRALDSAVKPTGSGQECTPPNIQKLDNSPQAAASGTSMQPKTSDDPSVQGAHATKDPAQVAAAQVAAKSCREAIATYYRKTGSYVKLIPWEDDDTKHIRDIFTELTLEKSGKKLESYKDIFLQKTRDGDCINQAVLNGLAGRGKSTLIDKMAYDWACGEALEQFELVFVIRMSAVEQSTELVDSIFNQLLSGVTSVDKNSLSSFISHNQEKVLFLFDGFDEMKTQALDEALFGSILKTLNRKKDRECFVVVTTRPSHYHKLVTRSLIEEPFTQVKVEGFDKEDIKKYVKRFYSDEHDKAEGLIRRIKSSNVLSDLAKSPMLLLLMCILWREDSKLPETMSRIYSEGIGVHISQKN, from the exons ATGGCTGACCAGAGTGAGGAGACCATGGAAGAGGAGGAGATGGCCAGGCAATCTCAAGAACCAGAACAAAGATCGATGGCTGTTGTTGAAAATATTCAACCATCACCAGAAACAAGGGACTTAGTCAGagcagaaaacacacaaatgctAG AAAATCAATCAGGTCAAGGAGCCTGTTTGATGGCCAACCAGTCTTTGGCTCTACACCGCATTGAAGGCAGTGGTCATTTGGTTGTTGACCACCCTAGCCACTGTACGTTCAACATCAGACAGCTGAAGCCAGGAGCAACAG AGAATATTTTACCTGGATTGGAGAAACTAACTGCCACTTTACAACGAGCTTTGGATTCAGCAGTAAAACCAACAG GATCTGGACAAGAGTGCACTCCACCGAATATTCAAAAACTAGATAACTCCCCCCAAGCTGCTGCCAGTGGTACGTCAATGCAACCCAAAACCTCAG ATGACCCAAGTGTGCAAGGAGCCCATGCGACAAAAGATCCAGCCCAGGTCGCTGCAGCCCAGGTCGCTGCAAAGAGCTGTAGAGAGGCAATAGCAACTTATTATAGGAAAACAGGTAGCTATGTGAAACTGATACCATGGGAGGATGATGACACCAAACATATCAGAGATATCTTTACAGAATTAACATTGGAGAAATCTGGAAAGAAACTGGAGTCATATAAGGATATTTTCCTTCAGAAAACAAGAGATGGTGATTGCATAAATCAGGCTGTTTTGAATGGGTTAGCTGGTAGAGGAAAGTCTACCCTCATTGATAAGATGGCTTATGATTGGGCATGTGGTGAAGCACTGGAGCAGTTTGAGCTTGTATTTGTTATAAGAATGAGTGCAGTTGAACAAAGCACAGAGCTAGTTGACTCGATTTTCAACCAACTTTTAAGCGGAGTAACAAGTGTAGATAAGAACTCGTTGAGTTCTTTTATCAGTCACAATCAAGAGAAAGTACTGTTCTTGTTTGATGGCTTTGATGAGATGAAGACCCAAGCCCTTGATGAAGCCTTATTTGGTTCAATTCTAAAGACCCTGAACCGTAAGAAAGACAGAGAGTGTTTTGTTGTAGTTACCACTCGCCCCTCTCACTATCATAAATTAGTGACAAGATCATTAATTGAAGAGCCTTTCACACAGGTCAAGGTTGAAGGTTTTGATAAGGAAGATATCAAGAAGTATGTGAAGAGATTTTACTCGGATGAACATGACAAAGCAGAAGGGCTTATTCGGAGGATCAAATCCTCGAATGTTTTATCTGATTTGGCGAAGAGTCCAATGCTACTTCTGTTGATGTGTATTTTGTGGAGAGAAGATTCTAAACTCCCAGAAACAATGTCTCGTATCTACAGTGAAGGCATTGGAGTacatatttcacagaaaaactGA
- the LOC117301540 gene encoding NLR family CARD domain-containing protein 4-like isoform X1 yields the protein MADQSEETMEEEEMARQSQEPEQRSMAVVENIQPSPETRDLVRAENTQMLAENQSGQGACLMANQSLALHRIEGSGHLVVDHPSHCTFNIRQLKPGATENILPGLEKLTATLQRALDSAVKPTGSGQECTPPNIQKLDNSPQAAASGTSMQPKTSDDPSVQGAHATKDPAQVAAAQVAAKSCREAIATYYRKTGSYVKLIPWEDDDTKHIRDIFTELTLEKSGKKLESYKDIFLQKTRDGDCINQAVLNGLAGRGKSTLIDKMAYDWACGEALEQFELVFVIRMSAVEQSTELVDSIFNQLLSGVTSVDKNSLSSFISHNQEKVLFLFDGFDEMKTQALDEALFGSILKTLNRKKDRECFVVVTTRPSHYHKLVTRSLIEEPFTQVKVEGFDKEDIKKYVKRFYSDEHDKAEGLIRRIKSSNVLSDLAKSPMLLLLMCILWREDSKLPETMSRIYSEGIGVHISQKN from the exons ATGGCTGACCAGAGTGAGGAGACCATGGAAGAGGAGGAGATGGCCAGGCAATCTCAAGAACCAGAACAAAGATCGATGGCTGTTGTTGAAAATATTCAACCATCACCAGAAACAAGGGACTTAGTCAGagcagaaaacacacaaatgctAG CAGAAAATCAATCAGGTCAAGGAGCCTGTTTGATGGCCAACCAGTCTTTGGCTCTACACCGCATTGAAGGCAGTGGTCATTTGGTTGTTGACCACCCTAGCCACTGTACGTTCAACATCAGACAGCTGAAGCCAGGAGCAACAG AGAATATTTTACCTGGATTGGAGAAACTAACTGCCACTTTACAACGAGCTTTGGATTCAGCAGTAAAACCAACAG GATCTGGACAAGAGTGCACTCCACCGAATATTCAAAAACTAGATAACTCCCCCCAAGCTGCTGCCAGTGGTACGTCAATGCAACCCAAAACCTCAG ATGACCCAAGTGTGCAAGGAGCCCATGCGACAAAAGATCCAGCCCAGGTCGCTGCAGCCCAGGTCGCTGCAAAGAGCTGTAGAGAGGCAATAGCAACTTATTATAGGAAAACAGGTAGCTATGTGAAACTGATACCATGGGAGGATGATGACACCAAACATATCAGAGATATCTTTACAGAATTAACATTGGAGAAATCTGGAAAGAAACTGGAGTCATATAAGGATATTTTCCTTCAGAAAACAAGAGATGGTGATTGCATAAATCAGGCTGTTTTGAATGGGTTAGCTGGTAGAGGAAAGTCTACCCTCATTGATAAGATGGCTTATGATTGGGCATGTGGTGAAGCACTGGAGCAGTTTGAGCTTGTATTTGTTATAAGAATGAGTGCAGTTGAACAAAGCACAGAGCTAGTTGACTCGATTTTCAACCAACTTTTAAGCGGAGTAACAAGTGTAGATAAGAACTCGTTGAGTTCTTTTATCAGTCACAATCAAGAGAAAGTACTGTTCTTGTTTGATGGCTTTGATGAGATGAAGACCCAAGCCCTTGATGAAGCCTTATTTGGTTCAATTCTAAAGACCCTGAACCGTAAGAAAGACAGAGAGTGTTTTGTTGTAGTTACCACTCGCCCCTCTCACTATCATAAATTAGTGACAAGATCATTAATTGAAGAGCCTTTCACACAGGTCAAGGTTGAAGGTTTTGATAAGGAAGATATCAAGAAGTATGTGAAGAGATTTTACTCGGATGAACATGACAAAGCAGAAGGGCTTATTCGGAGGATCAAATCCTCGAATGTTTTATCTGATTTGGCGAAGAGTCCAATGCTACTTCTGTTGATGTGTATTTTGTGGAGAGAAGATTCTAAACTCCCAGAAACAATGTCTCGTATCTACAGTGAAGGCATTGGAGTacatatttcacagaaaaactGA